One Pararge aegeria chromosome 4, ilParAegt1.1, whole genome shotgun sequence DNA segment encodes these proteins:
- the LOC120637887 gene encoding phospholipid phosphatase 6 isoform X1 has product MNVLGEAEEKRKVPTMLQKLLHFDIQVTKKFVDMSHNITALRSLRIHSKFLEVSCHGIVWLAGWLSFIWLFNNKELYQLQVNVFIALLIDIVVIAVLKAFVRRRRPVPMNKLLPGNPDKYSFPSGHSSRAAMIAFIMICVDPISFIFYPPLLAWVGAVALSRVLAERHYFLDVFAGLGIGVLEGLLISLMWFSQSTAISIISTLSDEKKDGGEYHV; this is encoded by the exons atgaatgtG TTAGGAGAAGCAGAAGAAAAAAGGAAAGTACCaacaatgttgcaaaaactattacactttgatatccAAGTCACAAAGAAGTTTGTGGACATGTCCCATAACATAACAGCATTGAGGTCCCTACGcatacattcaaaatttttagaG GTATCATGCCATGGTATTGTCTGGTTGGCAGGCTGGCTTAGCTTCATTTGGCTTTTCAACAACAAAGAACTGTATCAATTACAAGTAAATGTGTTTAttg CACTATTAATAGACATTGTTGTTATAGCAGTGTTAAAAGCATTTGTTCGAAGACGTCGGCCAGTGCCCATGAACAAATTACTTCCTGGAAACCCTGACAAATATTCCTTTCCATCGGGCCATTCAAGCAGAGCAGCCATGATTGCATTTATTATGATTTGTGTAGATCCGATCTCATTTATATTCTACCCTCCTTTGCTTGCATGGGTAGGAGCTGTGGCTCTTTCAAGAGTTTTGGCAGAGAGACACTACTTTTTAGATGTTTTTGCTGGATTAGGCATTGGAGTGCTGGAAGGCCTACTTATATCACTGATGTGGTTCTCTCAAAGTACAGCTATCAGTATCATATCAACATTATCGGATGAAAAGAAAGATGGAGGGGAGTACCATGTATAA
- the LOC120637907 gene encoding uncharacterized protein LOC120637907 isoform X2, with product MEFFGISLYGPDNYIKDTLKIDYEEPKSKNEVKPLMEKVIQNSTLPSKIQRPDIDTIRIIDVYVGRVDGFTYGSSQRFMKMKLRMVAA from the exons ATGGAGTTTTTTGGAATATCCTTGTACGGACcagataattatattaaagataCCTTAAAAATTGATTATGAAGAACCTAAATCGAAAAATGAAGTTAAACCTTTAATGGAAAAAGTTATTCAAAATTCTACACTTCCTAGCAAG ATTCAGAGACCCGATATAGATACTATCCGCATAATTGATGTATATGTTGGCAGAGTTGATGGTTTCACATACGGATCTTCACAACGATTTATGAAAATGAAAC tACGGATGGTGGCAGCATGA
- the LOC120637888 gene encoding single-pass membrane and coiled-coil domain-containing protein 4 homolog translates to MRKLKGLVKENARQKRERKQEFAKMRQQIHTIVLPTFGVIFLFICIYVYFKTRPSTMQYT, encoded by the coding sequence ATGAGGAAGCTTAAAGGACTAGTTAAAGAAAACGCACGGCAAAAACGCGAAAGGAAGCAGGAATTTGCTAAAATGCGTCAACAGATACATACCATTGTTTTACCAACTTTTGGTGTTATTTTTCTCTTCATATGTATCTACGTGTACTTCAAGACTAGACCTTCCACAATGCAATATACGTAA
- the LOC120637906 gene encoding 60S ribosomal protein L10a yields the protein MSKVSRDTLYECVNAVLETSKEKKRNFLETVELQIGLKNYDPQKDKRFSGTVKLKFIPRPKMQVCVLGDQQHCDEAKTLTVPCMDAEALKKLNKNKKLVKKLAKKYDAFLASESLIKQIPRLLGPGLNKAGKFPGLLSHQESMTAKIDEVKATIKFQMKKVLCLSVAVGHVDMTPDELAQNVHLSINFLVSLLKKHWQNVRSLHMKSTMGPPQRLY from the exons AT GTCGAAGGTATCGCGTGATACGCTTTACGAGTGCGTAAATGCCGTCCTCGAGACATCCAAGGAAAAGAAGCGTAATTTCTTGGAGACTGTCGAACTTCAAATTGGTCTGAAGAACTATGACCCACAGAAGGACAAACGTTTCTCCGGCACCGTCAA GCTAAAGTTTATCCCAAGGCCTAAAATGCAGGTGTGTGTATTGGGGGACCAGCAGCATTGTGATGAGGCAAAAACCTTGACCGTTCCTTGTATGGATGCTGAAGCTTTAAAGAAACTTAACAAGAACAAGAAACTGGTCAAGAAACTAGCCAAGAA atatgatGCTTTCCTTGCTTCCGAGTCCCTCATCAAGCAGATCCCTCGTCTGTTGGGCCCTGGTCTTAACAAGGCTGGCAAGTTTCCTGGTCTCCTCTCCCACCAGGAGTCTATGACAGCGAAGATAGATGAGGTTAAGGCTACAATCAAATTCCAAATGAAGAAG gtatTATGTCTCTCGGTAGCTGTTGGCCATGTTGATATGACTCCAGATGAGCTTGCACAAAATGTGCACCTGTCAATCAATTTCTTAGTGTCCCTCTTGAAAAAACACTGGCAGAATGTGCGCTCACTGCATATGAAATCCACTATGGGGCCACCCCAGAGATTGTACTAA
- the LOC120637887 gene encoding phospholipid phosphatase 6 isoform X2, giving the protein MLQKLLHFDIQVTKKFVDMSHNITALRSLRIHSKFLEVSCHGIVWLAGWLSFIWLFNNKELYQLQVNVFIALLIDIVVIAVLKAFVRRRRPVPMNKLLPGNPDKYSFPSGHSSRAAMIAFIMICVDPISFIFYPPLLAWVGAVALSRVLAERHYFLDVFAGLGIGVLEGLLISLMWFSQSTAISIISTLSDEKKDGGEYHV; this is encoded by the exons atgttgcaaaaactattacactttgatatccAAGTCACAAAGAAGTTTGTGGACATGTCCCATAACATAACAGCATTGAGGTCCCTACGcatacattcaaaatttttagaG GTATCATGCCATGGTATTGTCTGGTTGGCAGGCTGGCTTAGCTTCATTTGGCTTTTCAACAACAAAGAACTGTATCAATTACAAGTAAATGTGTTTAttg CACTATTAATAGACATTGTTGTTATAGCAGTGTTAAAAGCATTTGTTCGAAGACGTCGGCCAGTGCCCATGAACAAATTACTTCCTGGAAACCCTGACAAATATTCCTTTCCATCGGGCCATTCAAGCAGAGCAGCCATGATTGCATTTATTATGATTTGTGTAGATCCGATCTCATTTATATTCTACCCTCCTTTGCTTGCATGGGTAGGAGCTGTGGCTCTTTCAAGAGTTTTGGCAGAGAGACACTACTTTTTAGATGTTTTTGCTGGATTAGGCATTGGAGTGCTGGAAGGCCTACTTATATCACTGATGTGGTTCTCTCAAAGTACAGCTATCAGTATCATATCAACATTATCGGATGAAAAGAAAGATGGAGGGGAGTACCATGTATAA
- the LOC120637907 gene encoding uncharacterized protein LOC120637907 isoform X1: protein MEFFGISLYGPDNYIKDTLKIDYEEPKSKNEVKPLMEKVIQNSTLPSKIQRPDIDTIRIIDVYVGRVDGFTYGSSQRFMKMKRKGVIKPVGPADMYRLPTTTSLEYGWWQHDPAITNSDWHVTFPRHPQPISTNSRILDIVKRNNKYATLF from the exons ATGGAGTTTTTTGGAATATCCTTGTACGGACcagataattatattaaagataCCTTAAAAATTGATTATGAAGAACCTAAATCGAAAAATGAAGTTAAACCTTTAATGGAAAAAGTTATTCAAAATTCTACACTTCCTAGCAAG ATTCAGAGACCCGATATAGATACTATCCGCATAATTGATGTATATGTTGGCAGAGTTGATGGTTTCACATACGGATCTTCACAACGATTTATGAAAATGAAACGTAAGGGTGTGATAAAACCGGTTGGCCCAGCAGATATGTATAGGCTACCTACTACTACTTCGCTTGAG tACGGATGGTGGCAGCATGACCCCGCGATAACAAACTCAGATTGGCATGTAACTTTTCCAAGACACCCTCAACCCATATCTACAAATAGCCGTATTTTAGACATTGTTaaaaggaataataaatatgctacctTATTTTGA